The genomic window CTGGATGTTGGTAGGTAGGTCGAGACTTTGAAAGATTCTTCTCGGTTAGTGGCTACCGATGTCTTCACAGCTGGAACACTACAATTGTTTGCTCTTAGCTACAGCTCAGTTccttttttcttggaattataaTGTTCTGGGGTATGATGTATTGATATATTTTGTCGATTTTTcgccaaaagaaaaaggataggTGAACAGAAATTTGTGCTCTTTTGAATGCAATCCGATGATTTAATCAAATTCAGGAGTACAAACAGCGAAAGGAATACTAGTACTGGTCAAAAGTTGAAGAAACGTTTCAAAGATTTGTTCGCTTACCGTGCTATTGGTCTCCCACGACGCGTTGTTGGCTGATGACGCCACCAAGAACGTCATGATCCCCGGCGCGGCGttgacgcccgccgccgccgcggccggccgctccgtcccgccggcgacggcgagccataGGAACAGGAAGAAGCCTCCCAGATGGCtgcaagagagagaaagaggaagaaacgTCAGCCAACCGATGGAGCTCTCCATGGAGCAAGAAGAGGGgaattggaggaggaggaagcagcaatggcgggcggcggcgacgtacGTCCAGACGTTGAGGGTCTCGTTGTGCCAGGCGAAggcgctgcgcagcgcgtcgcgGACGGACCACTCGCAGCGGTAGTGCCCCCGGATGAACTCGTTGTCCTTCAAATAGTCCGGCAACTCCTCGAACCGCACCAGCCGCGGCaacccccccgccgccgcccccaccttcttccccggcgccgaggacgacgacgacagcgccacgacctcctcctcctcctcctcggcgccgccgccggcgcagcacCACCctccgcggtggcgccgccgcgccaccgtgttcgccgccgccgccgccgccgtctccgtcacggtcatcgtcatcgtcgccatCCCAAACAAGCGAAGCTCACGACGGCGAAGTCACTCACGCTCACGCTCCCCGAACCGCCCAGCCGAAGCCGAGGCTTTATATAGAGCGAAAGACTCCCAACTCCGAAATCTCGATGGCGCGCGACGACACGGAGCCAGACAGCCAGCGAGCGTGCGTGCGTACTGTCTCCCCGTCGGATCACTCGGATTCGGCTCGGGCTCGAGTCGTGGTGTGTGAGATTTCGCTCGCGAGCGCGTGGGATTTATGGCGATTGGCGAGACGACGCGAACGGAAGGTTGGCGCgcggcaggtggtggtggtgccgtgcgtgcgtgcgtgcgtcgcgctccctccctctcccccactGCGTTTCGTTTCTAGACGGGTTTGAACTATTGGAAGCTTTGACGTTTGACTCGACGACGCGATGGACTGCGAGATTTGCGTTGATTTGCGGGGGGTTGCGTCTTGTGTTGTGGTCGTGGACTTCGGGACGTGGGGGTTGGGGCGTTGGGCAAACCGGTCGCCGGAGCCGCGAACGGGTGGAGAATGGTGGGGGCCGTGGGCGGCTATAGCTGCAGCCTGCGGTAGCGTGGGGTGGGACCAGCATAATAGTAGACTATAAATCAGTTATAAACACATATCGGtgagataaaataaaaagaaagaagtaaTAGGCTACAGATATATAGCAAGCTataacacggactccaaaacactatgacaggtgggaccatatattaatagcgTCTGGCACAGGCACGTTTCTGTGGTTGATCCCCTTTGTCCGGGACGGGGTTGGCACGGGCATGTTTCTGTGGTTGATATCCTTGTTCTGTACTACGGTTGGCACCTGGCACGGGCACGTTTTTGTGGATTGAAACGAGCACAGGTGTCGTTCGAGCTGGGACAAATTAATGGCCGAGTAGGCGGGCAGGCAGGCAGGAAGCGGGCACTACAGGTGGACAACTTCTCCATCTGTGCGTGCACACTGCCACAAcatgaattttaaaaaaaaaattgcgttGCTAGCGTGATGAGACTTTTGGATCTCGGATGAGAAATCATCCAAACGCAAATTCCGTAAGCAAGCTTCGTTGATATACCACTCTTTAACACAAGGTTAcaacctactccctccttcccaaaaaacgaatctagattAGATATGACACATTTTAATATAACGAATATGGATAgagatatgtctaaattcatattaCTAGAATATATTACATCCAGTACAAGGTTAGCTTTctagggacgaagggagtacatgctAAAATGGTACGTATTCTGGAGCTTCTCCGTCCACCTTCCTTTAGCACCACTAGCACCTTCCATTGGCCTCCTTCAACTCAATGGCTCGGAGGGCGATGACGATGAGCGCACGGATCTGATGGAGAAAATAagggaaagaggagagagagggagtgggaaGGGGATAGAGGAGTATTACATGTTTTACTGATATCTGGGTCCTACACGTTACCCAACAAGTTAACTTGCCACATTTAGCAGAAACTGCTTCCCAAACAATTGATGGAGTCGATTTACATCAGGTTTTAAACATGGGGGGACACATTGTACACCGTTTTGCAGTTAACGGAGATGATTAAATCCGAAGGAAGATAtgggatgcaaaatagacttattttaatcCGCAAACACTAGCTGCACCGCACCCAAAtaagaaataagttcactttagttCTCTCAATTTATCGCCGAGTCTAAAATTCTGGTATGCATCTCTTATTTCTCAATCATATATGGTATTACGGTTCAGTGATGAAATTTAGATTCGACAATAAATTGAGAGAcccaaagtaaacttattcACCCAAATAACGGGGAACAAGCTACTGGGCCACGCGGCTCGTAATTAGGTTCGTCTGGGTCCATGTTAACTGGCTCCATACAATCTCATTTGCCAACTTTATTGAAGCAGATGTACTACACATATGTGTGCGCGCGTACTCATCCGTTCTATAAAAACCAACTATATAGATCTGGATATATCTCTATCTAAATTcgttatattaaaatatgtcacGTCCGGTACTagatttattttgaatttttactGAAAACCAACTATATCTACTATAGATCTGGATATATCTCTATCTAAATTcgttatattaaaatatgtcacGTCCGGTACTagatttattttgaatttttactgggacagagggagtacgtggTTTAATATGGTACACAATAAAACTCGCCTATGCATGATGAGCTTGGCCGCCGCACTCGTGACGCAGGTAGAAGCGGTAGAGGTCCTGGATGCCGTCGCGCAGCGCCACCCTCGGCTCCCATCCCAGCTTCCTCATCCTCCCGCTGTCCACCACCCGCCGCGCCACCCCCTCCGGTCGCGCCGCGTCCCACGCCACCACCCCCTCGTACCCGACCACCCCCCTCACCGCCTCCGCGAGCTCCCTCACCGTCACCTCCTCCCCGCTCCCCACGTTCACGTGCTCCTCCCCGGAGTACCGCTCCATCAGCACCACCAACGCCTCCGCGACGTCGTCCACGTGCGTGaactcccgcgccgccgcgccgctcccccacaccgccacctcgccggcgcccgccAGCTTCGCGCGGTGGAACCGCCGGATCAGCGCCGGGATCACGTGGGACTGCTCCGGCGGGAACGGGTGGCGAGGGCCGTACAGGTtgttcggcgccgccgcgatggCGTCCATGCCGTACTCGGCGCGTACCGCCTGGCACATCTTGATCCCGGCGATCTTCGGGATGGCGTACCACTcgctccccggcgccggcgggccgGAGAGGAGCGCCGACTCCGGCGTCGGCTGCGGCGCGTCCGCTGGGTAGATGGTCGAGctggcgaggaggagcagcttGCGCACCGAgccgcagcggcgggcggcgtcgacgacgttGACGGTGATGCGGAGGTTCTCCGTCAGGTactccgccggcgcggcggagctcgcgtggacgccgccgaccttcgccgccgccaggatCACGTACCGCGGCAGCTCGGCGGCGAAGAACGCCTCCACGGCGGCCTGGCACGCCAGGTCGAGCTCGGCGCGAGTCCTGACCACGACGTTGGTGAACCCCAGCGCGTCCAGCTTGCGGTGCACCGCCGAGCCGACCAtgccgcggtggccggcgatgaAGACCTTCGCCGACTTGTCGCCGAGGAAggatacggcggcggcgtcgccgtcgccatcggcgTCCCCGGCCTTCGCAGTGCTACCACTGCTGCTGCGCTGCTGAGAAGGCATGGTAGGTAATAGTGAGCTCTACCTAGCTAGCTTCAGGTGTTTTGTGTTTCTCTAGTGCACTTGGCCTTAAATAGAAAACGAGGTGTGCACTGTGCACGCAATCTATGCATGCCGTTGCTAGTATTTTCCTACTCCCCCGTTTTATATTGTacgttgtttttctttttttaaaaaaaatatttttacatttaactaaatttatataaaaaattactcGTAGTAACATATCTACGACATACTCCCTCGTCCCATAAAGAAACGTGATGTGACACATTATAATATAACGAATCTCGACAGATGTATGTCCAGACTCATAGtattatgatgtgtcacatccagactaagttggttttttatgtgaCAAAGGGTGTAGTGCcgtaaattagtttcattaaatattttttaaaattatttttttgttgaaaatgttattagatttttttttgtaaattttaaaaGGATTAGATAGAAAAAATAAGTTGATACACTTAACACGACAGATAGCTAGCTCTTGCGAGGCTGATAGCCATTCACCACAGGATAGGAGCTCTATACATTGCCAGAGTATGTTGTTTCAGATTTCTTTAGGCGCAAAGTAATTACGCGTGTCCTTATATTACATACGTCCATGACAGCCACCTCTGCCTGCCCCCGTGTCGAGTGTTGATTGCGTGAGGACCTTACACGAACTCGGTAATATGGACCTTTAGGCTAATTTTttacttgtatttttttaaaaaaataatgcttGCATAATTCGGATAAAGATAAGCTTTTCATGATTTGCTTGTTGGTTTTATCGTCTGGTCTATTAATTCGTACGAGTCTAGCGCATGTATATTATTCCCCGTTTTAgcttataagacgttttgattttgatcaaaatcaaattattttaagtttaactaagtttatagataaatatagtaatatttataatactaaattactttcattaaattaataattaaatatattttcataataatttttctacaaactcaAAGCAGTTTGACTTGAAAACGTTTAATAAACtcaaacagagggagtagtatatatgtatgGTGCTACATGTGCATTGGCTTAGTAGTTATTTTTTCTCAAGGTTACAACATATGTGTATACTTTATGcatcatatacatatattaatcatgcataaatgaaaaaacaacTAATTACAAGGCGCAAATATTTGCATGTGGCAATATTAATAGTGCTATGTGATTGGTTTGATGGGGATATATAGTACTAAGGCTTCTTCAAATTGATGtcatttcaaaccataccattttttataTAGAGTTGCCAAATATGTGTATCAATTTAGTTTCTTGCCAaactttagtaaatacataagaaatcctgctaaaattttggcattaatgaaatttgataagatttattttggctacaatctaaacagccCTGAATAACGAGTATCACATGGGTATGTACAAAGCTAGCTTACACCGGAATAATATTCCCGTGTACAAAAATATAAACTTCAGCGGTTCAAAATTTTCCCTAAGTATTTAGAGTTTGAAAAGTACTTATCCTATACGCAATaattatgtggatgatatgttTCAAACAAACAATATCATGAGTCACCCGACGAAGATGTCCTAAGAGGTACGTGTGTGGCACACACTAGCCGCATTGCTCGTGCTCACAACATAATTCACGTGTTTCGATGTGGATATTCACATGTTTTGAGGTAGATATATGTGTCGGTTTTAACTATAGCTACCTGTATTCGCTGTCTAAGAGCAAGACTAATAATATAGCCGATCTGTTGGctataagatttttttagcCTTCTTTCAGCCtactcatataatagttagctctttacaattaatacataatccacttgtctctctcacagagtttcttggttcttgtgtccaagccggctgtaagtttacagcccgcttctcctctctctcctctcttctctcctccacctcagcatttagctggcttatagcctattACTATACTTGCTCTAACACCTCGCCATAAATAAATAGTGTTTGTAATGGATACCTCGCCATAAATAAATAGTGTTTGTAATGGCGAGCAACGGATACGGCACCGTACGTGGATATAATGTCATTCATTCCTGCAAAGGGCCCAATTGGGGGCGGTGCAATGCAAGCGTGTCCACGACAGCTACCAGGCCGGCTGGCTGGTGTGTACTGTATTACTCCCAACGTTTCGTTTTAtctgacactgttgactttttagcacatgtttaaccgctcgtcttatttaaaaaatttaaataattattaattcttttcctatcatttgattcattgttaaatatacttttatggaTACGtacagttttacatatttcataaaagtttttaataagacaaacggttaaaaatggaataaaaagtcaacggtgtcaaataaaaTGAAACGAGTATATCAGGGAATGAAAATTGAAAGCAAAGGGGATGCTCTCTGCTGCACCTTTGTGAGACCACAGGGGCATGTGTATTGATTGTATGTATGTACATCGTCGGACGTTTCCGAAATCCGAAGAGGGCAATTAACGAGGAGCAGACGCGTATGTGTATATATGCGTCAggccactggtggagaaaccatatttggtcggtcgaccagatttcataatagtcccggttgtattaaaaaccgggattaaaaacatctttagtcccagtttgaAAGCTCCATGCTACttttcaatctttagtcccggttagtaatatcaaccaggactaaagatctatttatagtcttggttggtaacaccaaccgggactcccggttggtaatatcaACTGAGAAAAAAGATCGACGCGGAGATCGGAGAGGCATGAGCGATCGAATCGAGGTATTTCCTTCTCTCCTTTAActcctctttcctctcctcctcaaccttatttcttcctctcctcaaccttatctcctcaaccttatcttcctctccttctcctttcCTTCTCTCTAACAGACCGAGGGCGGTCGGGCGCAGAGGCCTGGCCGGTGCGGCgcgcggtgaggcggcggccggcgcgagggcggcgcgtcGCGCGGTGAGGCAGCGGCTTGCAGCGGCAGCCGGCACGAGGGCGGCGGGGCGAGGAGGCCCGGCcagcgcggcggtggctggcggccgcgcggcggcggggtgcgacGGGCCAGCCGGCCGGCACGGTGGCGCGTCGCGTGGTGAGGCggcggcctgcggcggcggggcgcggagggccggccggcgaggcggcagattttttttttaagaatctgagattgttgtgtgatgtatttgattggaTCTTAttgttgtgtgatgtatttgatttgtgtgtgatgtgaatatttgataatattgtagaAGTtgtaatgtaatttttttttttgagattttgtgatgtatttgagtatttgagATGATCGATTGTGGATTTAGAAGCAATTTGAGAATGATTGATTTGTGATTTTGGGGACGGGATTGATTTGTGATTTtgattaaaaacaatgaagaaaagaaaataataaagagCAACCggatcaccaaccgggactaaaaatggatttttactcccggtttttttacccgggactaaagatagcgatctttagtcccggattcgtagtcccggttggaaaactgggactacaggggggttacgaaccgggagtaaaaaccctttctccaccagtgggcTGAGCACGGTTTATAGCGGATCGCCCTAGCTCGATGCCTTCCCGGCCATGAACCGATCGAGTGCAGAACGATACGCGCGCGCGGATCATCGCGGTTCATCTCATCGCCATCAATCGATCCGCGACCCTTCCTGGGGGCAGTTTTGcggtcgacaaattttctccccaAAAATTAACATACGTAAGAATAATACAATAGCAGTATAATTATATtgcaacttgtatgtaactataTAATATAATTGGTATGTAAATTTTATGTTATTTTAAAACGGTTAGATTTGCATTAAAATTAGCGCAagcgagaaagaaaaaaatcacaacacaTATAAGTGAGGGGATTTGGTCCTCTAACCTCCGTTTCGTGAAAACAACATTTTTATCGGATAATTTGTTTAAAGTTATATACAGGTTgtacaatagttatatataaataccgcggatgctcgcatttatggctaattattctttcaatggTAGGTGACTTATCCGTCGACAGCAAGACGTCCATAGTGACATTGTTAATTTCGTGATTTGTCAACCCATTCTTCTCgaggtgctcatagggataGAGTGTACGTGCGAGCATGTGCATTCATATGGGTGAGTGTGCACGTGTTGTGAGCACCTGTGATTGTACTgtgtatataaaaaaacaaaaaaataataatataatttacaatatgattttattatatttatatctgTTAAATTTTCGACATAAAATTATTGAGAAATGTATAGATAGTTTTTCCGGTGGTATCTGTCGTATTCTCCCCGCTAAATcagtggaataagttcacttgactCTCTTATGCCATTcacaacccaatgactaggatggtgttcatagcattaaataagttacCACATatgatgaaaaatgatgtggcaagtgaataaatgaggaaagagaaggaaatcatgtcttgcatgagaaatggtttctacacaatatccaagacatcatgtgagataagtagcattaaatttaagtatggaatagtgatttttgtattggaagagtagtgtctagtactagtttttttgatgatgtggagtttatggaaactatgtctagtgtcttagATTGGGAATGGCCTTAACTAGTGGTCGAATCTAATTCATATCCCTGAACCGCAATACTGGCTATCTTGACTCCCCAATTTACTAAAatcagtgcaatttgactccgtCGACAGTTTTAGAGAGCGATTTCGCTGACGTGGTGCTTTGACCCGGATGAAGTGGCTGACTCAGCATGTGAGACCCACCTCTCGATGTCACATTTTTCCCatccctttctttttcctcttcttcccaCACTATCCCACGGCGACCTGAGACGGATGCGgatcggcgatggcggcgtggccCAAGGAGGAGCGGTGGCTAGGCTGTCCgcatcgaggcggcggcggctagcgcCGTCCTGCTTGCTACCACCGGCCGTCATCTTGCTTTTGCCACCACACCTGCAAGTACGGCGGTGCACACACCTTCGTGGTGAGGGAGCCTCGTAGTAGCCGACGGATGTCAGCGACATCATGCTGCTCCCCAACCACATCCCATTGCTGCTGTTGGAGAAAGCGGATGGAGATGTTCCTGTAGGTGTGGTTGTCCCGCGGCGACATCACAGCGCTCCCCGACCGCattccgtcgccgccgtgggaTGAAGCAGATGGATCGAGTCGCTCACCGCCTTGATCTACCCCACCTTTGGCAAGAGGATTGAGGTGGTGCAGGACGCAGAAAGTGGCATGAGGAGATCCGCGGAGGAGGTCGGTGGCTTTGTCAATTAGGCAGCCGCTTGACCTCCTCCCCCTTGGCGCTGTCAAATTCCCCTCGCCCGCCAAGAAGAGCGTCGCGTCGTGCTTGCGGGCGCCGCTGGTCTGGATTGCGTATCCCCAGGACAAGCAATAGTGGCGGCGCATCGATGGGAGGAGAGGTCGACGTCCTCCCACTCGCCCACCAAAGTAGAGTGTCGCGTCGtgctcgccgtcgctgccgaccTAGATCGCCTATCCCCAAGATGAGCAGCAGCtgcgggagaggaggccgaCGTCCtccccctcgccaccgccagaCACCTCTCGTCCGCCGAAGAAGAACGTTACGTCCTGCCCGTCAACACTGCGGTCATGGATTGTTCCCTTGAGGCCGCATCATTGCTAGCGTGCCGGCCTTGGCAGCGATGTGGAGGTTGCTTGCACAGTCGGGttagaaagaggagaaaaaggagagaagaaagagggaaggaaaaaaaaaagtgatattgacatgtgggtcccacatgctgAGTCAACCACTTGGACTAGGTCAAAGCGCCATATCAGCGAAACCATATAGAGAGTTAAATTGTACCAACTTTAATAATTTAGGGGTCAAAATATCTGGTATTGCAGTGATATGGATCAGAATCGACCATTAGTTAAGAGacttaaagtgaacttattcctaaatcGGTCACTTATTCCTAAATTTTGCCGTGAAAGAGGCCCAATACTGAGTGGGCTTGTGCTCGGCTCGGCGCCTAGGTGGATCATGAGGGCGGCGGGCTGCACGGGCCGCTTCGTCGAGTTAGGTTGCGCAGTTCGGACGAGACTTGGCCCAGGAAACGCGGGGCTTCAAGTCGAGGACGCATCGTGTCAGATGGGCCTCAGAGCCTTCGGAGGCTATAGGACTTATTTGTGGAGAAAATGGGAGTGCGTGCGTTTCGTCGTGGGATTTGCCGATTTCGCCCGTTTCGTGTGGTCGTCGAAGCATTCGTGTGCGAGTTTCCGAGGCGCTGACTCGCTCCATCGATCACTGGTACCGATGAAAATGAAATTGGAGTAAAACGTTTCTTGGGCCAATCCTTCAAGCAAAGCTACTCAACTTATGCACATGAAATTAAAGTGTTACTCCTACATGAAAGTAGTAGTACCGTGTGTACTATGGCAAATCaaaaggtaaaaaagaaaatacgaCAACGTCAATTGTGAGTGGTAGATCTAGAACACTCGATGTTGGATACCAGATGGGTTATACTCCGGAGTAATTAGTTGGAAATGATTTCGTGGAACGGATGGGAAAGTGGCGTGGGCGTTTC from Oryza glaberrima chromosome 6, OglaRS2, whole genome shotgun sequence includes these protein-coding regions:
- the LOC127775484 gene encoding putative GDP-L-fucose synthase 2, whose product is MPSQQRSSSGSTAKAGDADGDGDAAAVSFLGDKSAKVFIAGHRGMVGSAVHRKLDALGFTNVVVRTRAELDLACQAAVEAFFAAELPRYVILAAAKVGGVHASSAAPAEYLTENLRITVNVVDAARRCGSVRKLLLLASSTIYPADAPQPTPESALLSGPPAPGSEWYAIPKIAGIKMCQAVRAEYGMDAIAAAPNNLYGPRHPFPPEQSHVIPALIRRFHRAKLAGAGEVAVWGSGAAAREFTHVDDVAEALVVLMERYSGEEHVNVGSGEEVTVRELAEAVRGVVGYEGVVAWDAARPEGVARRVVDSGRMRKLGWEPRVALRDGIQDLYRFYLRHECGGQAHHA